From a region of the Nomascus leucogenys isolate Asia unplaced genomic scaffold, Asia_NLE_v1 Super-Scaffold_285, whole genome shotgun sequence genome:
- the RND2 gene encoding rho-related GTP-binding protein RhoN, producing MEGQSGRCKIVVVGDAECGKTALLQVFAKDAYPGSYVPTVFENYTASFEIDKRRIELNMWDTSGSSYYDNVRPLAYPDSDAVLICFDISRPETLDSVLKKWQGETQEFCPNAKVVLVGCKLDMRTDLATLRELSKQRLIPVTHEQGTVLAKQVGAVSYVECSSRSSERSVRDVFHVATVASLGRGHRQLRRTDSRRGMQRSAQLSGRPDRGNEGEIHKDRAKSCNLM from the exons ATGGAGGGGCAGAGCGGCCGCTGCAAGATCGTGGTGGTGGGAGACGCAGAGTGCGGCAAGACGGCGCTGCTGCAGGTGTTCGCCAAGGACGCCTATCCCGGG AGTTATGTCCCCACCGTGTTTGAGAACTACACCGCGAGCTTTGAGATCGACAAGCGCCGCATTGAGCTCAACATGTGGGACACTTCAG GTTCCTCTTACTATGATAATGTCCGGCCTCTGGCCTATCCTGATTCTGATGCTGTGCTCATCTGCTTCGACATTAGCCGACCAGAAACACTGGACAGTGTTCTCAAGAAG TGGCAAGGAGAGACTCAAGAGTTCTGCCCCAATGCCAAGGTTGTGCTGGTTGGCTGTAAACTGGACATGCGGACTGACCTGGCCACATTGAGGGAGCTGTCCAAGCAGAGGCTTATCCCTGTTACACATGAGCAG GGCACTGTGCTGGCCAAGCAGGTGGGGGCTGTGTCCTACGTTGAGTGCTCCTCCCGGTCCTCTGAGCGCAGCGTCAGGGATGTCTTCCATGTGGCTACAGTGGCCTCCCTTGGCCGTGGCCATAGGCAGCTGCGCCGAACTGACTCACGCCGGGGAATGCAGCGATCCGCTCAGCTGTCAGGACGGCCAGACCGGGGGAATGAGGGCGAGATACACAAGGATCGAGCCAAGAGCTGCAACCTCATGTGA